One window of the Pyxicephalus adspersus chromosome 5, UCB_Pads_2.0, whole genome shotgun sequence genome contains the following:
- the MAL2 gene encoding protein MAL2: MADPGVPPMPSPATVSYPAASYSLPTGVEVFRTYTGAFICLEIIFGGLVWILVAASNVPVPVVQGWVMFVSVTAFVCSLLYLCVFLCGLVNMIQTNWNFVDLAYHFFTFVFYFGAFVLQAAVTSLANLEKNSTSILRLDNRRIGLNVAATIFAFAVTACYGCSTLLGFRRWRGQ; this comes from the exons ATGGCTGACCCGGGGGTCCCTCCAATGCCAAGTCCTGCCACCGTCTCCTACCCTGCCGCCTCCTACAGCTTGCCCACTGGGGTAGAAGTCTTCAGGACCTACACCGGAGCCTTTATCTGCCTGGAAATT ATATTTGGAGGCCTTGTGTGGATTTTGGTGGCAGCATCTAATGTGCCAGTGCCGGTTGTACAAGGATGGGTGATGTTTGTATCGGTAACAGCATTTGTCTGCTCTCTCCTCTACTTATGTGTGTTCCTGTGTGGCCTAGTCAACATGATCCAAACCAACTGGAACTTTGTG gaccTTGCATACCACTTTTTCACCTTTGTGTTTTACTTTGGAGCCTTCGTCCTACAAGCAGCTGTGACGTCTTTAGCCAATCTTGAGAAGAATTCAACAAGTATTCTGCGCCTCGATAACCGAAGGATTGGACTGAATGTAGCAGCAACG ATTTTTGCCTTTGCAGTAACAGCTTGCTATGGTTGTAGCACGCTGCTGGGATTCAGAAGGTGGAGGGGACAGTAA